A window from Candidatus Aegiribacteria sp. encodes these proteins:
- a CDS encoding DUF1015 family protein: protein LRHLMEHGEMIQENKPKFYFYRQIMGDHAQVGLVTTVSAEDYRNNLIKKHEFTRKVKEEDRIRHIETQNAQCGPVFLTYPDVPEFDALQRRICRENEPEYDFVSPDGIRHSLWVVNSDKDIETIERIFAEVPSLYVADGHHRSAAGTIVAERRQKDNSNHTGNEEYNYFLAVIFPKNQMKIMAYNRVVKDLNGNSLDEFIDKVHDRFDVTENTVPSPGSMLEYSMYLDGKWYGLEPKAGSFPESDPVKSLDASILQENLLNPILGIKDPRTSERIKFVGGIRGTEELEKLVDSGEYEVAFSLYPTSIDQLIEVAESGNVMPPKSTWFEPKLRSGMVVHLL, encoded by the coding sequence TCTCCGCCACCTGATGGAACACGGAGAAATGATCCAGGAAAATAAACCTAAGTTCTATTTTTATCGCCAGATAATGGGTGATCACGCTCAGGTTGGGCTTGTTACTACCGTATCCGCAGAGGATTACCGTAACAATCTCATCAAAAAGCATGAGTTCACAAGAAAGGTGAAGGAAGAAGACAGGATCCGTCACATAGAAACTCAGAATGCGCAGTGCGGTCCGGTTTTTCTTACTTACCCTGATGTTCCTGAATTCGATGCCCTTCAGAGAAGGATCTGCCGCGAAAACGAACCGGAATACGATTTCGTGTCACCTGATGGCATCCGGCATTCTCTCTGGGTGGTGAATAGTGATAAGGATATTGAAACCATAGAGAGAATATTTGCTGAAGTGCCCTCTCTCTACGTAGCTGATGGACATCACCGGAGCGCCGCAGGCACAATTGTCGCGGAAAGAAGACAGAAGGACAATTCCAATCATACGGGTAATGAGGAATACAATTACTTTCTTGCGGTAATATTTCCCAAGAACCAGATGAAGATAATGGCATACAACAGAGTCGTTAAAGACCTGAACGGTAACTCGCTGGATGAGTTCATTGATAAAGTCCATGATAGATTCGATGTTACCGAAAATACCGTTCCCTCTCCAGGCAGCATGCTGGAATACTCAATGTATCTTGACGGGAAATGGTACGGTCTGGAACCGAAAGCCGGCAGCTTCCCGGAGTCCGATCCTGTCAAGAGTCTTGATGCAAGCATACTTCAGGAAAATCTTCTGAATCCTATACTTGGCATAAAAGACCCCAGAACCAGCGAGCGTATTAAGTTCGTCGGTGGAATTCGCGGTACTGAAGAACTAGAAAAACTCGTGGATTCAGGTGAGTACGAAGTTGCTTTCTCTCTTTATCCAACTTCCATCGATCAGTTGATAGAAGTAGCCGAAAGCGGCAATGTGATGCCTCCAAAATCCACATGGTTCGAACCGAAACTGCGAAGCGGAATGGTGGTACACCTGCTGTGA